Proteins from a single region of Akkermansiaceae bacterium:
- a CDS encoding tyrosine-protein phosphatase, producing the protein MTKAVLRHLLSAVMACFIASCGAGTNLHQVDGNVWRSSQPEKRDFRALEKDGIREVLNLRRYHSDDAIAGNLVCHHVRMTAGKINDKNMLEALRVLAAAKQPIVVHCWHGSDRTGAVIAMYRMVIQRWPREQAIAEMVDPRYGHHAGVFPNVREYLENVDVEKMRRQLRAEGLLSGTA; encoded by the coding sequence ATGACCAAGGCCGTGCTCCGTCACCTTCTTTCCGCCGTGATGGCGTGCTTCATCGCGTCATGTGGTGCGGGCACGAACCTCCATCAGGTGGACGGGAACGTGTGGCGCTCCTCCCAGCCTGAGAAGCGGGACTTCCGTGCGCTGGAGAAGGACGGCATCCGGGAGGTGCTCAACCTGCGCCGCTATCATTCCGACGACGCCATTGCGGGGAACCTGGTGTGCCACCATGTCCGGATGACGGCGGGAAAGATCAATGACAAGAACATGCTGGAGGCGCTGCGCGTCCTGGCCGCGGCGAAGCAACCCATCGTCGTCCACTGCTGGCATGGCTCCGACCGGACGGGCGCGGTCATCGCGATGTACCGCATGGTCATCCAGCGGTGGCCGAGGGAGCAGGCCATCGCGGAAATGGTGGACCCGCGTTACGGCCATCATGCGGGTGTGTTCCCGAACGTCCGGGAATACCTGGAAAACGTGGATGTGGAAAAGATGCGCCGCCAGCTCCGGGCGGAGGGGCTGCTCAGCGGAACTGCTTGA
- a CDS encoding DUF4250 domain-containing protein: MDLSNYLAMDPHLLFGLVNTELRNHSESLDDLVKTHDLDQAALEEKLETAGYTYQPALKQFR, from the coding sequence ATGGATCTCTCCAACTACCTCGCCATGGATCCCCACCTGCTGTTCGGTCTGGTGAATACGGAACTGCGCAACCACAGCGAATCACTCGACGATCTGGTGAAAACGCATGACCTGGACCAGGCGGCGCTGGAGGAAAAGCTGGAGACAGCAGGCTATACCTACCAGCCCGCCCTCAAGCAGTTCCGCTGA
- a CDS encoding alpha/beta hydrolase has protein sequence MRATLILSFLVSFLGLSAMAQERQPLWPEGKAPVGDGSFDPANAFITVHKPEKPNGAAVVICPGGGYRMLVTGAEGHGIAKWLNGHGVTGIVLEYRLPAGRAFVPLLDAQRAIRTTRSHAAEWGIDPGKIGIIGFSAGGHLASTAGTHFDAGKPDAEDAVDRVSCRPDFMILVYPVITMDIATHGGSRANLLGADASAEHMALFSNEKQVTDKTPPAFLAHALDDKAVTIENSRLFRKALADKNIPVELVELASGGHGLNGYKGPMWDEWQTKSVAWLKGLKVIPE, from the coding sequence ATGCGAGCCACGCTGATCCTTTCCTTCCTGGTTTCTTTTCTCGGGCTTTCCGCCATGGCCCAGGAACGCCAACCCCTCTGGCCGGAGGGGAAGGCCCCGGTGGGGGACGGTTCCTTTGATCCGGCGAATGCCTTCATCACCGTCCACAAGCCGGAGAAGCCGAATGGCGCGGCGGTCGTGATCTGCCCGGGTGGCGGCTACCGGATGCTGGTGACCGGTGCCGAGGGCCACGGCATCGCCAAATGGCTCAATGGCCACGGAGTGACGGGCATCGTCCTGGAGTACCGGCTCCCTGCCGGCCGGGCGTTCGTCCCGCTGCTGGACGCGCAGCGCGCGATCCGGACGACCCGTTCCCATGCGGCGGAGTGGGGGATCGATCCCGGAAAGATCGGCATCATCGGTTTTTCCGCCGGAGGACACCTCGCCTCCACCGCCGGAACCCACTTCGATGCGGGAAAGCCGGACGCGGAGGATGCCGTGGACCGTGTCTCCTGCCGCCCGGATTTCATGATCCTGGTCTATCCCGTCATCACCATGGACATCGCCACGCACGGCGGCTCCCGGGCGAATCTGCTCGGTGCGGATGCATCCGCGGAGCACATGGCGCTGTTCTCCAACGAGAAGCAGGTCACGGACAAAACCCCGCCGGCATTCCTCGCCCACGCGCTGGATGACAAGGCGGTCACCATCGAGAACAGCCGCCTGTTCCGGAAGGCCCTGGCTGACAAAAATATTCCCGTGGAGCTGGTGGAACTGGCCAGCGGCGGCCACGGACTCAACGGCTACAAAGGCCCGATGTGGGACGAGTGGCAGACCAAATCGGTCGCCTGGCTCAAGGGGCTGAAAGTGATTCCGGAATAA
- a CDS encoding DUF3127 domain-containing protein, protein MYETAGKIKVIYDTQSFASGFSKREFVVTTAADKYPQDLKFEVVKDKCQLLDGYKVGQDVTVNFDIRGNEYNGKYYVNLSAWKIQGGGGGNGGGGNDSEYDQSAPQRRSAPRQNSQPSSEPSPADLRKEDDFDDDDIPF, encoded by the coding sequence ATGTACGAAACCGCAGGGAAAATCAAAGTCATCTACGACACCCAATCCTTCGCCAGCGGTTTCTCCAAGAGGGAGTTCGTGGTGACCACAGCCGCCGACAAGTATCCCCAGGACCTGAAATTCGAGGTGGTGAAGGACAAGTGCCAACTTCTGGACGGCTACAAGGTCGGCCAGGACGTGACGGTGAACTTCGACATCCGGGGCAACGAGTACAACGGGAAATACTACGTGAACCTCTCCGCCTGGAAGATCCAGGGCGGCGGTGGCGGAAATGGCGGCGGTGGAAACGACAGTGAGTACGACCAGTCCGCCCCACAACGGCGGAGCGCCCCACGCCAGAACAGCCAGCCGTCTTCCGAACCATCCCCTGCGGACCTCCGGAAGGAAGACGACTTCGACGACGACGATATCCCGTTCTGA
- a CDS encoding PepSY domain-containing protein: MRFFKKSVFWLHLATGLAAGLIILILGLTGVIMSFERQILEANHGVKVTKATPEQVVAGPEKILGNHAGTSPAASGVTYYRDPEMPASVQFGRGKSAYADPYTGESLGEGNANLKGFFAWVLRLHRWLTLQGDSREIGGNITKAANLVFLFLVISGLYLWFPKRLSRTAFRAVATLQFRLKGRARDWNWHNTFGFWACVPLFFIVITGLVMSYSWANNLIYTAVGETPPPPRGAGGPPAAGGAPREGGERRGPRGGDGGMAREGRAEGGMAGRGGGRGGDGPGHSHDHGGAPVSLAGLDAGFEKVKAASPGWRTIIVTLPKGTTADYSVSYSHRGRPDLRRTLTVDLTSGEIVKNEGFGAQTTGRKIRTFARWVHTGEALGWFGQLLMGVASLAAVILVWTGFALSWRRFFKKRRISVMKQAELRKAA; this comes from the coding sequence ATGCGCTTCTTCAAAAAGTCCGTATTCTGGCTCCACCTGGCCACCGGTCTGGCGGCCGGCCTCATCATCCTGATCCTCGGCCTCACCGGAGTGATCATGTCGTTCGAGAGGCAGATCCTCGAAGCGAACCACGGGGTGAAAGTCACGAAGGCCACTCCGGAGCAGGTGGTGGCCGGTCCGGAGAAAATCCTCGGCAACCACGCGGGCACCAGCCCCGCGGCAAGTGGAGTCACTTACTACAGAGATCCGGAGATGCCCGCGTCCGTGCAGTTCGGACGGGGAAAGTCCGCCTACGCGGATCCCTACACGGGCGAGTCACTGGGCGAGGGGAACGCGAACCTGAAAGGCTTCTTCGCATGGGTCCTGCGGCTGCACCGTTGGCTCACCCTGCAGGGGGACTCCCGTGAGATCGGAGGAAACATCACCAAGGCGGCGAACCTGGTGTTCCTGTTCCTCGTCATTTCCGGCCTCTACCTGTGGTTCCCGAAGCGTCTGAGCCGCACCGCTTTCCGCGCCGTCGCAACCCTCCAGTTTCGCCTCAAGGGCCGTGCCCGGGACTGGAACTGGCACAACACGTTCGGCTTCTGGGCCTGCGTGCCTCTCTTCTTCATCGTGATCACCGGTCTGGTGATGTCCTATTCGTGGGCGAACAATCTCATCTACACGGCGGTGGGCGAAACCCCGCCACCTCCGCGCGGTGCCGGTGGCCCGCCGGCTGCCGGTGGTGCCCCCCGGGAAGGCGGCGAGCGCCGTGGCCCCCGTGGTGGCGATGGCGGCATGGCACGCGAAGGCCGGGCCGAAGGTGGTATGGCGGGGCGTGGAGGTGGCCGCGGTGGTGATGGGCCAGGCCATAGCCACGACCATGGCGGCGCTCCGGTCAGCCTCGCGGGGCTGGATGCGGGCTTTGAAAAGGTAAAGGCGGCCAGCCCCGGCTGGAGGACGATCATCGTGACCCTGCCCAAAGGCACCACCGCCGACTACTCGGTTTCCTACTCCCACCGCGGGCGTCCGGATCTGCGCCGCACCCTCACCGTGGACCTCACCTCCGGTGAGATCGTCAAAAATGAAGGCTTCGGCGCACAGACCACGGGGCGGAAGATCCGCACCTTCGCCCGCTGGGTGCATACCGGCGAGGCGCTGGGCTGGTTCGGCCAGTTGCTGATGGGCGTTGCATCCCTGGCGGCGGTGATTCTTGTCTGGACCGGATTCGCGTTGAGCTGGCGGCGCTTCTTCAAGAAGCGCAGGATCTCCGTGATGAAACAGGCCGAACTCAGGAAAGCGGCGTGA
- a CDS encoding Fe2+-dependent dioxygenase, giving the protein MILSIPSVLAPLEVAECRKLLEEALWEDGRATAGHQAMKVKDNMQVPGDHPAARQVGAAILKALASNPLFMSAALPLHILPPMFNRYSGGQTYGTHVDASVRTMPDGRRIRTDLSCTLFFAEPEEYEGGELIIEDTYGAKSVKLNAGEMVLYPSTSLHRVEPVTSGTRLCSFFWLQSMIRSDERRSLLFDMDIAIQRLNGGLPDQPLVHEATTQLTGVYHNLLRQWAEM; this is encoded by the coding sequence ATGATCCTTTCCATCCCGTCCGTGCTCGCCCCGCTTGAAGTGGCGGAATGCCGCAAGCTCCTCGAAGAAGCCCTCTGGGAAGACGGACGCGCCACGGCCGGCCACCAGGCGATGAAGGTGAAGGACAACATGCAGGTCCCGGGCGACCATCCGGCCGCCCGCCAAGTGGGCGCGGCGATCCTCAAGGCACTGGCATCCAACCCCCTTTTCATGTCCGCGGCACTGCCGCTGCACATCCTCCCGCCGATGTTCAACCGCTACTCCGGCGGCCAGACCTACGGCACCCACGTGGATGCTTCCGTCCGCACCATGCCGGACGGACGGCGCATCCGCACCGATCTTTCCTGCACCCTCTTCTTCGCCGAGCCGGAGGAGTATGAAGGCGGGGAACTCATCATCGAGGACACCTATGGAGCAAAGAGCGTGAAGCTCAACGCCGGTGAAATGGTGCTCTACCCCTCCACCAGCCTCCACCGTGTGGAACCGGTGACCAGCGGTACCCGCCTGTGCTCCTTCTTCTGGCTGCAGAGCATGATCCGCTCGGACGAACGGCGCTCCCTGTTGTTCGACATGGACATCGCCATCCAGCGGCTGAACGGCGGCCTGCCGGACCAGCCTCTGGTCCATGAGGCGACCACCCAGCTCACCGGCGTGTATCACAACCTGCTCCGCCAGTGGGCGGAGATGTGA